In the Triticum aestivum cultivar Chinese Spring chromosome 2B, IWGSC CS RefSeq v2.1, whole genome shotgun sequence genome, cggagcgccgccaccccCCGCCGCGATGTCCGGCCGAACACCACGCTCCGGCCCGGGGGCGTCGGCCCGCGCCAACCCCTCACGAACGGGAGGGCCCCGAgtccctgccgccgccggcgacggcaaGGCTTCGCCCTGCCGCGccctcgggcggcggcgagggagaaggaggaggagaaggggaggcTGGGCGATGGGATCTGGGAGCCTCCCGGCCGCCACACGGGGGGCGACTCGGGAAGAGGCAGGAGCGTATCGTGAGGAGGATACGAGATTGTGGACCTTACAACCTCCTAGTACTAAAGATCGAATGTCTCCTCATCCAACATGGCATTGTCGTCACTCTCGGCGATGCTGATGACCACATTGTTGTCTCCATAGTGGTCTTCAGGGCGCCATAGTGATTCATTCCCTTGGTCAACTCGGTAGACTGAAGTTGTTGCCATTTCATGAAGGTGTCCTCGTTCATCGTGCACCTCGTAACCACTGAGCTCTTGTCTTGTCCTCCTCCTAGTTCTTCTTTGGCGTCAATGGGTCGATTCTCAGGGCGAGCCGGCTTCTATTTGAGAACGAACAAAGCTCTTCCTTcaggctggtcacagtggggaggaacttaagagtaacatcacacacttcaatacaactttgcttatgtggcacgtatttaatgaagagagaggtgtttgtggtaactagctaagttaccggaacatcacacacttcaaGAAACAATGAgtttataacctaataaatacatcgttgcatgacactatatagatgttcctacccactatgaaggtagtaacatagtctagggaagtatgtaagttactagcttatgttcttgcccattgtgaccatcCTCACCGTCCTCGGCTCCTTCCAGACGTGTGTATTCCCATCAACGTGGAAACCATCCGAGGTGTGTACGGAAGCAGTTCAATTGGATTATACTACCTTAAGAAAATGCACCAGTGTACCATGGGAATTGAACGGCTGAATCTCTTTTATTTGACCCATGAAACTAAGTTCAATTTCATATTTCTGTCAAAAGTATATTTCATAAATGTGTTGAACCGTCCGTTGTTTATCCATCGAAAAATATGGGCATGGGCATGTTTTTTACTCGCCGCCATTGGTCTGAAGTCTGAACAGACATTATTCGCTCGCTCTGTTCCTTGGCAATTTTCTTGTAACCCGGCACGATTCTCGCCGTCCTCAGCTCGCCGGCACGTTGAGCGGGTTCGCCACGGAGAACCCGCCGTCCACCATGAGGTTATGCCCAGTGATGTACCTGGCATCGTCGGACGCCAGGAACACCGCCGCCCTCGCGACGTCCTCCGCGCGCAGCACCACGCCGCCGCCCATCTCGTTGAGGTCCTCCTCGAAGACCCGCCtgaccagctcctcctcctcctcctcgtcgccggcaccCCGCGGCGGAAGCCCCAGCATCTCCCTCACGGAGCGCGCGCCCATGGGCGTGGCGATGGCGTACGGCGAGATGGCGTTGACCCTGACGCCGCGCGCCGCCAGCTCCGCGGCCGCCGACCGCACCATGCCGACGACGGCCGTCTTGGAGACGCTGTACGCGTGGGGGCCCGACCCGGCCAGCGCGCCCGCGGTGCTGGACGTGCAGAGGATGCAGCCCCGGCCGCGCGGGGCCATGGCGCGCGCCGCGTGCTTGATGCCGGCGGCCACGCCCCGGAGGTTGACGGCCATGACGCGGTCGAAGTCGGCCATGTCGAGGGACTCGATCGGGGCGCCCGCGTAGTTGCCGCCCGTGATCCCGGCGTTGTTGAACATGACGTCGAGCCGgccgtgccgcgccacggcgaggtcgacggcggcggccacCTGCGCCTCGTCCGTCACGTCGCAGCGGGTGTAGCAGGCCGTGTCCGGGCCGCCGAGCTCGGCCGCTGCGGCGCGGCCCAGGTCGTCCTGGACGTCGGCGAGGACGACCTTGGCGCCGTTCCGGACGAACTCCGCCGCGGTCGCCTTGCCGATGCCGCTCGCCGCGCCGGTGATGACGGCCACCTTCCCGGCCAGCCTCCGAGAATCGGACGGCCCAGAGAGGAAGCGAGACGAGCTTCCCGCCCTTCTGGCCACTCCGCTCCTCGCGGCGCTGCACCCTCAGAGCAGAGCAGGTGAGCAACGCAGCTTCAGGACATAAAAAATGGCGGGTTTGCCCATCTAACAAGAGTACAAGACCAGACCAAAACCCATTCTTGATGGCATCGTGTGCGTACCTGAGGACGACGCCCATTGCTCGGAACATCTTCGCTCGACTCTAGCAGGCTAGGCAAACCCAAATGTAACCAAGGCTCGAAATATCTTTATAGTAGTACTAACAATCTGCACTACAGAATTATGCTGAGTGGATAATGCTTGGCTTGTGTGTGTTGAGCAATCGACATCCAGCAAGACGTACTCAGTGGGGGTAGATGATGGACGAGTCGCTGCCATGAACGAGGCAATGAAGGAATCAGAGCGCGCGCGCGTTTCACACGAGTGGTCTAAGAAAAACCATGCTTAGCTTTAGATGCGTATCTATCTGATATACTAGTAGTTTTTTGTTTGATAGAGTACGATATAGGTACACTAGTGGTTGAGGTTTTGGCTGGGTACTCGTGTGCTAACATGGTTGTGACGATCCAGCAAACTTGTTGTTAGACCCACCTCCTGCTTTTATTTCTGAACTTTTAACGGGTGCTTTGATTTTAATAAAGCTACCCATGGGGATGTTTCTCTTAAAAATCAAAGGTAGACTATGTGGCGGAGTTGGCATGTGCGCAACGAGATTACACATGACAAAATGCCTCCTCCGACTGAAGCCTCCCGCCGCTTCCTCCATGGGTATATTACTTCGCTCTTGTGCATTAATCAACACTCTTCGGGAGACCATGTGAAAGGGAAGATGGTGGTGGTTGCTTCACCACCAGCAGCTCCGGTCATCTCTAGCCCCAAGATGCAGCCAAGATGGCAGCTTTATTATTCCTACGGGTGCGGCTGGAGGAGGTATGATTCTCTGACATGATAGAAGTGAGATCATCTATATTGCATGTAGAGAACTCCGTGCATGTGAGAGTGCCTTGGAGGCGGAGCTAGCAGCATGTCGAGAAGGACTGGAGTTGGCCTTGCACCGAACAGAACGTCCAATTATAGTTGAGCTAGACAGTGCGGAGGCGGTGACGTTGCTCACATCGCGCACGAGAGATAGATCGAGGCACCACTTTCTCATAGAGGAGATCCGAAGCTTAGCTGATACCGATGATAGAGAGATTTTTATTTGCTCGCTGTAGCCGCTCACAGAATAATAGTAGTCATGAGTTGGCCGCTTACGGTCGTCGCACCCCTCATACCGCGGTGTGGCTTTTTGCTGGGTTGGACTCTGTTGTAAACCTAGCTATGGCTGAGAAGCCTCCTTGAGTTATGAGATATTCTTTTTCCCTACAAAAAATTAAAGGTAGACTAGTGTTTGAGGTTTTGGCTGGGTACTGAGCGAATGTGCACCCCCTCCCACCTCCGCGCATGATTTGGTCTGGCTCATGTGCCTGTTCACAAATCTAAAATTCAGAAAAAATGATCAGGATTTTGCACAAAGTTATTAATTAAAGAAATTGCTCATGGATTTGAAAATTGTTCACGAATTTCAGAAAATGATCGGGATTTCTTAAATATTCAAGAATCCAAATAATGTTCAGGAATTCAAAATAATCATGAATTtgtaaaagaaaagtacaaaacCACAAAATGGTCTTGAATTTCTAAAATTGTTCATGAAACTGAAATatgttcatgtattaaaaaaatgttcacaaatttcaaaaaaaaatcaggaTTTCTTAAATATTCAAGAATCCGaataatgttcatgaattcaaaaataatCATGACTTCATAAAATAATAtcacaaaattcaaaaaaagtggtctcgaatttcaaaaaaaatcccaaaTTTCtgaaagagttcatcaatttaaaaaaagttcattgaaccaaaaatgttcatgaatttaaataaGTTCATAAATTCTGAAAAATGTTATTCCAAACATAAGTGTGTTCGTGAATTTCAAGAAAAATACAAGTTTTTAAAAATGTTTACAATTTAAAAAACtattcatgtattaaaaaatgttcatgattccgaaatatgttcacaaatttcaaagaTATTAGCGAAATTAAAaggtaaaaaggaaaagaaaaaaatgttTGTGAGTATGAAAAATgtgcacaatttcaaaaaatgttcactatttaagaaaatcacaaatttgagaaatgttcatgattttaaaatgttcacaattttaaaaaatgttcacgaatttgaaaaatgttcacaattttaaaaaatgaTCACAAATTTAAAAGATGGTCATAAAATGAAAACTTAGAAAAAGATAACATAGAAAAATTTAAGGAAAAATGATCACTggatttggaaaatgttcatgatttcataaAATATTAACGAATTCAAAAGTTTTTctcaaaaggaaaaaggaaaaatgatCGAAagtttgaaaaagttcacaaatcaaaaaatattcatgatttcgaTAATGTTCACCATTTCAGAAAATGTCCATGAATTTGGAAGATGTTCACAAACTGAAAAATgggtaaaagataaaaaataaaagaaagtaaagaaagtaaatgaACAATAAGGAGGAAAGAAAAAACAAAcatggaaaaaagaaaaagaaaaaacgaaaattGAAATTGAAAAGACAAGAAGAAAcataagaaaaaaatgaaaaagaaaaagatgaaAGATAGAAAAACTAGTCAAGGAAAGTTCTAGAATCTTCCCAAAAACCAGTGGGGAGAAAGCCTCCTTGGGCCGGCATGCAGAGAACATCGCATATGAGGGTTATGTGTTAGGTCGTTATTTGGCGACCTACGCTccaaataggactggtcatttggtTGTACTTTCGTCTCTCCTGTTTTGCCCCCAGCTCTGGCTACTGACTCCCCTTTATCAGCCCAACATAGCTGGTGTATCAGAATTCGAATTCGGATGTGTAAACccaataattgttgcaaaaatgccctagaggcaataataaatgttttTTTATATTCATAATTAATGCTTATGCTATATGTCATAACTGCAATGGTTCTCAAGTCTATGATAACCACAAGGCTCAAAGGAAAACTAGTGCGCATGTTTGAAATAATAAACAGTAAAATAGATTCTTAGTATTGCCTCTAAGACTAGTTCAAGTGTTGAATGATGGTTTCATTTTCGTGATCATGGGCATGACAATGTTGACGACTCGAGATGAGGGCAACATGGGGAAGGCTGTTAAGCGATGGAACCAGAGGGCCAGCAGTCGatgggaggggaggaggggagcaCGAGGAGGAGAGAAGAGAACACAGAGGGAAGGGGAGAGGACGGCGGTTGCTCTTTCACAAAGAAACAGGAAGAGAGCAATCTGATTGAGGAGAAACCCTATGGGCAATATGCCTTTATACCTcgtggaaaaattccatcaatgcCCTCGGCGAGCCGTCAAAACCATAGGCGGGGCCACTGAGTTTTCACCGTGGAAGGCCAACACTGGGAACCCTCCTAGCCATGATAGCTGACAGGGAAGGACCACGAACGCCTGACCCCAATGGTCAGTGAGCGACGACCCCGAGGTGAAAATCGAACAAATTATTCATTTCCCCGATCCTGAATTTTATCCGACGGTTGAGCTCATCTCAGGGGAAAATCCAACGGTCAGAATTGCATCAAGCTGTAGATCCAACGGTCCAGAATCTCAGATAGTCGAGGTAACTTAGGTTCTTGCATGACTCTAACTATGGGATATAAGGGGCATCTTCAACGCTGACCCTCAAACCACCCACATATGTTTGGATCCGCGGGGGTCCAAACCGCCCACATATATCGGTCCACCGAACGGTCCGGGCGCACTTTCTCCCACAAAGTGGAAGAAAACTTGGGaggggggctttgcgggagtccgtaCAGTAGtcacgtaggactccgacacccccaTCCTCTAAATCCCTTCTTCCGGTCTCATTTCTTTCAATTTGCCCTTTCTCTCCCTTTGCTTTGCATCTgcaccctccgccgccgccgcggtcgcTGTCCCTCTCCGGCCAACACACATGCATTGTCGGACCTCCGCAACCAGCACcggtgcgtgatacgtctccaacgtatctataatttatgaagcattcatgctattttattatctgttttgagtgatcatgggctttattatacacttttatattacttttgggactaacctattaaccggaggcccagcccatattgctgttttattgcctgtttcagtatttcaaagaaaaggaatatcaaacggagtccaaacggaatgaaaccttcggcaacgtgattttttggaagaatatcacccaggagacttggagttcatgtcagaagacccttgaggaggccaggagat is a window encoding:
- the LOC123040745 gene encoding momilactone A synthase, with translation MFRAMGVVLSAARSGVARRAGSSSRFLSGPSDSRRLAGKVAVITGAASGIGKATAAEFVRNGAKVVLADVQDDLGRAAAAELGGPDTACYTRCDVTDEAQVAAAVDLAVARHGRLDVMFNNAGITGGNYAGAPIESLDMADFDRVMAVNLRGVAAGIKHAARAMAPRGRGCILCTSSTAGALAGSGPHAYSVSKTAVVGMVRSAAAELAARGVRVNAISPYAIATPMGARSVREMLGLPPRGAGDEEEEEELVRRVFEEDLNEMGGGVVLRAEDVARAAVFLASDDARYITGHNLMVDGGFSVANPLNVPAS